One genomic segment of Bacteroides caccae includes these proteins:
- a CDS encoding N-acetyltransferase, whose amino-acid sequence MNIDFITLTKDNIEKEHICCAFSDKKCLESYNLKKEWLKRRFENGYVFRRLNERAKVFIEYGPAENGWVPVKADNYLLINCFWVAGQYKGKGYAKALLQTAIDDALQQGKDGLVTVVGTKKFHFMSDTKWLLRQGFVACEQLPTGFSLLVKKLNVDAPNPTFNESARTGECPDKKGITVYFSNRCPFAEFHVMSSLKETAAKRNLPLTIIKLETMEQVQAAPTPATIFSLFYEGKFVTTDISACMDSRFDKAIAGK is encoded by the coding sequence ATGAACATCGACTTTATCACGCTTACCAAAGACAATATAGAAAAAGAACATATCTGCTGCGCTTTCTCGGATAAGAAATGTCTGGAAAGTTATAACCTGAAAAAGGAATGGCTGAAGAGGCGATTTGAAAACGGGTATGTTTTTCGTCGTTTGAATGAGCGTGCGAAAGTATTTATCGAATATGGTCCGGCCGAAAACGGATGGGTTCCTGTGAAGGCTGATAATTATCTGTTGATAAACTGCTTTTGGGTAGCCGGGCAATATAAAGGAAAAGGGTATGCGAAAGCTCTGCTCCAAACTGCGATAGATGATGCCTTGCAGCAAGGCAAGGACGGTTTGGTGACTGTGGTAGGAACAAAGAAGTTTCATTTTATGAGTGATACCAAATGGCTGTTGAGACAAGGATTTGTTGCTTGCGAACAGCTTCCGACTGGATTTAGTCTGTTAGTGAAGAAATTGAATGTTGATGCTCCGAATCCGACGTTTAATGAATCTGCACGAACAGGAGAGTGCCCTGATAAAAAGGGTATCACTGTTTATTTCTCCAACCGTTGTCCGTTTGCAGAATTTCATGTGATGAGTTCTTTAAAGGAAACCGCTGCCAAAAGAAATCTTCCTTTGACGATTATAAAACTGGAGACAATGGAGCAGGTACAGGCTGCACCTACTCCGGCTACGATATTCAGCTTGTTTTATGAAGGAAAGTTTGTCACAACGGATATCAGTGCTTGTATGGATAGCCGTTTTGATAAAGCGATAGCAGGGAAATAA
- a CDS encoding thioredoxin family protein gives MKEKKVAREERNQEKLANADWVMAEFYATWCPHCQRMKPVVEEFKKLMEGTIEVVEVDVDQETALTDFYTIEATPTFILLRKGQQLWRQSGELTLERLERAVKGFKS, from the coding sequence ATGAAAGAGAAGAAAGTAGCCCGTGAAGAACGGAATCAAGAGAAGCTGGCTAATGCCGATTGGGTAATGGCGGAATTTTATGCAACATGGTGTCCTCATTGCCAGCGTATGAAACCTGTTGTTGAGGAATTTAAGAAATTAATGGAAGGCACGATCGAAGTGGTGGAAGTAGATGTAGACCAGGAAACTGCCCTTACGGATTTCTACACCATCGAAGCAACGCCTACATTTATCCTTTTAAGAAAAGGACAACAACTTTGGCGGCAATCCGGCGAACTGACTTTGGAAAGACTGGAAAGAGCCGTGAAGGGATTCAAATCTTGA
- the accC gene encoding acetyl-CoA carboxylase biotin carboxylase subunit has product MIKRILVANRGEIAVRVMRSCREMEITSIAIFSEADRTAKHVLYADEAYCVGPAASKESYLNIEKIIEVAKANHADAIHPGYGFLSENAAFARRCQEEGIIFIGPNPETMEAMGDKISARIKMIEAGVPVVPGTQENLKSVEEAVELCNKIGYPVMLKASMGGGGKGMRLIHSAEEVEEAYTTAKSESLSSFGDDTVYLEKFVEEPHHIEFQILGDKHGNVIHLCERECSVQRRNQKIVEETPSVFVTPELRKDMGEKAVAAAKAVNYIGAGTIEFLVDKHRNYYFLEMNTRLQVEHPITEEVIGVDLVKEQIKVADGQVLQLKQEDIKQRGHAIECRICAEDTEMNFMPSPGIIKQITEPNGIGVRIDSYVYEGYEIPIYYDPMIGKLIVWATNREYAIERMRRVLHEYKLTGVKNNISYLRAIMDTPDFVEGHYDTGFIAKNGEHLHQCIMRTSERAENIALIAAYMDYLMNLEENSGDATDNRPISKWKEFGLHKGVLRI; this is encoded by the coding sequence ATGATAAAAAGAATCTTAGTAGCCAATCGCGGTGAGATAGCCGTGAGGGTGATGCGCTCCTGCCGGGAGATGGAAATAACGAGTATCGCGATATTTTCCGAGGCAGACCGGACTGCAAAGCATGTGCTCTACGCAGACGAAGCATATTGTGTAGGTCCCGCCGCATCTAAAGAGAGTTATCTGAATATAGAAAAAATCATCGAAGTGGCGAAAGCGAACCACGCAGACGCCATTCATCCGGGATATGGATTCCTGTCCGAGAATGCGGCTTTTGCACGACGCTGTCAGGAAGAAGGCATTATCTTTATCGGTCCCAATCCGGAAACAATGGAAGCAATGGGCGACAAGATTTCCGCCCGCATCAAAATGATTGAAGCCGGAGTGCCCGTTGTGCCCGGCACACAAGAAAACCTGAAAAGTGTGGAAGAAGCTGTGGAGCTTTGCAATAAAATCGGTTATCCGGTGATGCTGAAAGCCTCTATGGGTGGCGGTGGAAAAGGGATGCGCCTTATCCACAGCGCAGAAGAAGTGGAAGAGGCCTATACAACTGCCAAAAGCGAATCTCTTTCTTCTTTCGGTGACGATACGGTTTATCTGGAGAAGTTCGTGGAAGAGCCTCATCACATCGAGTTTCAGATTCTGGGTGACAAACACGGAAATGTAATTCACCTTTGCGAACGCGAATGTTCCGTGCAACGCCGCAATCAGAAGATTGTGGAAGAAACTCCTTCGGTTTTCGTCACTCCGGAATTGCGGAAAGATATGGGAGAAAAAGCGGTGGCTGCCGCCAAAGCCGTCAATTATATCGGTGCGGGAACGATCGAGTTTCTGGTAGACAAGCACCGCAACTATTACTTCCTCGAAATGAATACCCGCCTGCAAGTGGAACATCCCATTACGGAAGAAGTAATCGGTGTAGACCTCGTAAAAGAGCAGATTAAGGTAGCCGACGGACAGGTTCTCCAACTGAAACAGGAAGATATCAAACAGCGCGGACACGCTATCGAATGCCGTATCTGTGCCGAAGATACAGAAATGAATTTCATGCCGAGTCCGGGAATCATCAAGCAGATTACAGAACCGAACGGTATCGGAGTGCGTATCGACAGCTATGTGTACGAAGGATACGAGATTCCGATCTATTATGACCCGATGATTGGCAAACTGATTGTGTGGGCAACTAACCGCGAATATGCTATCGAACGGATGCGTCGCGTGCTTCATGAGTACAAGCTGACCGGAGTCAAGAATAATATCAGTTACCTGCGTGCTATTATGGATACGCCCGATTTCGTAGAAGGTCATTATGATACCGGATTCATCGCCAAGAACGGCGAACACCTGCATCAGTGTATCATGCGAACCAGCGAACGTGCCGAGAATATTGCACTGATTGCCGCCTACATGGATTATCTGATGAATCTTGAAGAGAACAGCGGCGACGCTACCGACAACCGTCCTATCAGCAAATGGAAAGAATTCGGATTGCATAAAGGCGTACTTCGTATCTAA
- a CDS encoding acetyl-CoA carboxylase biotin carboxyl carrier protein subunit: MEIHIGDRVAEVELVSKEDNKVVLTIDGKPFEADVVMAENGTCNILMDGRSANAQLIRKENGKSYKVNTHYSSFNVEIVDSQAKYLRMRKKGEDEQNDRITSPMPGKVVKIPVTAGQEVKAGDTAIVIEAMKMQSNYKVTSDCRIKEILVQEGDNITGDQTLITLEPIA; encoded by the coding sequence ATGGAAATTCATATAGGTGACCGGGTGGCCGAAGTGGAACTGGTCAGCAAGGAAGATAATAAAGTGGTACTTACCATTGACGGAAAGCCGTTTGAAGCGGACGTGGTAATGGCAGAAAACGGAACCTGCAACATCCTTATGGACGGTCGCAGCGCAAACGCGCAGCTCATCCGCAAGGAGAACGGGAAAAGCTATAAAGTGAACACGCATTACAGCAGTTTCAATGTTGAAATCGTAGACAGCCAAGCGAAGTACCTGCGTATGCGCAAAAAAGGTGAGGACGAACAGAACGACCGCATCACTTCTCCCATGCCGGGAAAAGTAGTAAAAATTCCCGTAACGGCAGGACAGGAAGTAAAAGCGGGAGACACCGCTATCGTTATCGAAGCCATGAAGATGCAGAGCAACTATAAAGTGACTTCGGATTGCCGTATCAAAGAAATTCTGGTTCAGGAAGGCGATAACATCACCGGTGACCAGACATTAATAACATTAGAACCGATTGCATAA
- a CDS encoding acyl-CoA carboxylase subunit beta — protein sequence MEEINKAYATFRERDRIASLGGGVEKIEKQHESGKMTARERIEMLLDKGTFVELDKLMVHRCTNYGMDKNKIPGDGIVSGYGKIDGRQVFVYAYDFTVCGGSLSASNAKKIVKVQQLALKNGAPIIALNDSGGARIQEGIESLSGYADIFYQNTMASGVIPQISAILGPCAGGACYSPALTDFIFMVKEKSHMFVTGPDVVKTVIHEEVSKEELGGAMTHSSKSGVTHFMCNTEEELLMSIRELLSFLPQNNMDETKKQNCTDETNREDAVLDTIVPADPNVPYDMKDIIERVVDNGYFFEVMPNFAKNILIGFARLAGRSVGIVANQPAYLAGVLDIDASDKASRFIRFCDCFNIPLITFEDVPGFLPGYTQENNGIIRHGAKIVYAFAEATVPKLTVITRKAYGGAYIVMNSKQTGADVNFAYPSAEIAVMGAEGAVNILFRKADAETKAKELEAYKEKFATPYQAAELGFIDEIIYPRQTRKRLIQALEMTENKMQTNPPKKHGNMPL from the coding sequence ATGGAAGAAATAAACAAAGCATATGCCACGTTCCGGGAACGTGACCGCATCGCTTCCCTCGGCGGGGGCGTTGAGAAGATAGAGAAACAACACGAAAGCGGCAAGATGACTGCACGCGAACGTATCGAGATGTTGCTCGATAAAGGGACATTTGTTGAACTGGACAAACTAATGGTTCACCGTTGCACTAACTACGGCATGGACAAGAACAAGATTCCGGGAGACGGTATCGTATCCGGCTACGGAAAGATTGACGGTCGCCAGGTATTCGTTTACGCCTATGACTTCACCGTTTGCGGCGGTTCACTGTCCGCTTCCAACGCGAAAAAGATTGTGAAGGTGCAACAGTTGGCTTTAAAGAACGGTGCTCCGATTATCGCATTGAACGATTCAGGCGGTGCACGCATACAGGAAGGTATTGAAAGCCTTTCGGGATATGCCGACATTTTTTATCAGAACACAATGGCAAGCGGCGTGATTCCTCAAATCTCCGCCATTCTCGGTCCCTGTGCCGGTGGTGCCTGCTACTCTCCCGCCCTCACGGACTTTATCTTTATGGTGAAAGAAAAGAGCCACATGTTTGTGACGGGGCCTGACGTAGTGAAGACCGTTATCCACGAGGAAGTAAGCAAGGAAGAACTGGGTGGTGCCATGACTCACAGCAGCAAAAGCGGAGTGACTCATTTTATGTGTAACACCGAAGAAGAATTGTTGATGAGTATCCGCGAACTGCTTTCGTTCCTGCCGCAGAATAATATGGACGAAACTAAAAAGCAGAACTGCACGGATGAAACCAACCGTGAAGATGCCGTTTTGGACACTATCGTTCCGGCAGACCCGAATGTTCCTTATGATATGAAAGATATCATCGAGCGAGTGGTAGACAACGGCTATTTCTTTGAAGTTATGCCGAATTTTGCCAAGAATATCCTCATTGGTTTTGCACGTCTGGCAGGTCGTTCGGTAGGTATCGTCGCCAATCAGCCTGCCTACCTTGCCGGAGTGCTCGATATTGATGCCAGCGACAAGGCGAGCCGTTTCATCCGTTTCTGCGACTGTTTCAACATTCCGTTGATTACTTTCGAAGATGTTCCGGGCTTCCTTCCGGGATACACGCAGGAAAATAACGGTATCATCCGCCACGGCGCGAAAATCGTTTATGCATTCGCGGAAGCTACCGTTCCCAAACTGACCGTTATCACCCGTAAGGCTTACGGCGGTGCATACATTGTGATGAACTCCAAGCAGACAGGCGCAGACGTAAACTTTGCCTATCCAAGTGCGGAAATCGCAGTAATGGGGGCAGAAGGCGCGGTAAATATCCTGTTCCGCAAAGCGGATGCAGAGACTAAGGCGAAAGAACTGGAAGCCTACAAGGAAAAGTTCGCCACTCCGTATCAGGCTGCCGAGCTGGGATTCATCGACGAAATCATCTATCCGAGACAAACCCGTAAACGTCTGATTCAGGCATTGGAAATGACAGAAAACAAGATGCAGACGAATCCACCTAAAAAGCATGGAAATATGCCCTTATAA
- a CDS encoding YeiH family protein — protein MFNEKRSSMLHGVLLIALFSCAAFYIGEMSFVRSLSFSPMIVGIILGMLYANSLRNNLPETWVPGIQFCSKKILRIGIILYGFRLTFQDVLAIGLPAMLIDVIIVVVTICGGIYLGKLLKMDRGIALLTSIGSGICGAAAILGAESTIKAKPYKTAVSVSTVVIFGTISMFLYPFLYRNGICALTPDQMGIYTGSTLHEVAHVVGAGDAMGNGISDSAIIVKMIRVMMLVPVLLITTYMVARARKKQVQKGQKFQKIAIPWFAIGFMGVIAFNSFDLLPAQLVAGINTLDTFLLTMAMTALGTETSIDKFRKAGAKPFVLAFLLYIWLVVGGYFLVKYLTPYLM, from the coding sequence ATGTTCAACGAAAAAAGAAGCAGCATGTTGCACGGTGTCTTGTTGATAGCACTGTTCTCTTGTGCGGCGTTTTACATTGGTGAGATGTCTTTCGTGAGAAGTCTCTCTTTCAGTCCGATGATTGTAGGTATCATTTTGGGTATGCTCTATGCTAACAGCTTGCGGAATAATCTTCCCGAAACTTGGGTGCCGGGCATACAGTTCTGTTCGAAAAAGATTCTGCGTATCGGTATTATCCTCTATGGTTTCAGATTGACTTTTCAGGATGTGCTGGCTATCGGATTGCCTGCTATGTTGATTGATGTTATTATTGTGGTGGTGACTATTTGTGGTGGTATTTATCTCGGTAAGTTATTGAAAATGGACAGGGGTATTGCGTTGCTCACTTCTATCGGAAGTGGTATTTGCGGGGCTGCCGCCATTCTCGGTGCGGAGTCTACTATTAAAGCAAAACCTTATAAGACGGCAGTGTCCGTTTCTACCGTGGTAATCTTCGGTACTATCTCTATGTTTTTATATCCTTTCCTCTACCGTAATGGAATTTGTGCGCTCACTCCCGACCAAATGGGAATCTATACAGGCTCTACTCTTCATGAAGTGGCTCATGTGGTGGGAGCGGGTGACGCAATGGGAAACGGTATTTCGGATTCGGCAATAATAGTGAAGATGATTCGGGTGATGATGCTGGTTCCGGTGCTTTTGATTACTACTTATATGGTGGCAAGAGCGAGAAAGAAACAAGTACAGAAAGGGCAGAAATTTCAGAAGATTGCCATTCCCTGGTTTGCAATCGGCTTTATGGGAGTTATCGCTTTTAACTCTTTTGATTTGCTGCCTGCGCAGTTGGTTGCGGGGATCAATACACTGGATACTTTCCTGCTGACAATGGCTATGACTGCACTTGGGACAGAAACAAGCATTGACAAGTTCAGAAAAGCGGGGGCGAAACCTTTTGTCCTGGCATTTCTTCTTTATATTTGGCTGGTAGTAGGCGGTTATTTCCTGGTGAAGTATCTCACTCCTTATTTAATGTAA
- a CDS encoding two-component regulator propeller domain-containing protein, which yields MYRTLIIILFLLAGVKLLSSEHCVNYSFTQLSIEQGLSQSTAQSILLDHKGTLWIGTKSGLNSYTQEGIKTYLHHSGDPHSLPSNYINHLTEDSLGNFWIATSKGLALYDDEQDQFNTVNSSIIYSSVGVEGGMWFGSENAIHCYDYKSKELKTIHIEKEEGKGINPVDYRIQKMLYLEDGKILIGTRKKGIYLYDCRIRQFTLLIPSSQNLLTSLYVTADHHIYTAFYGDGFYCYDRTGKMLKHYTKENSGLKNNYVLDMAEYNGNIWLATDGSGINLFTPRTFQFSQLQHIVGDYSSLPVNSITLLYKDMKDNLWAGSVRGGIFSIKETYIKTYKEAILNNTNGLSEQSVISLYEEKDGKVWIGTDGGGINLYDPSTDKFIHFPSTYGDKVVSIAEVSETELMVSLYTKGIFLFNKKTHKYRPFTIVDEETNKKECFYGYLPLANQVADGKIYIISCGTYVYHTHDHTFSRMQTDRDYDFSNDALCLSYSNDRFSLLKCAHQAFWVDQKSDSIRLLFELEKDELITSMSYDNNRMIWTSTNKGLGFFDLESQKYHRIRTRLFNGISYLIADGKGRLWICAQNHLYSYIIKENRFILWNSSDGFPPNEILFAYQKQSNRDYIYLGGSEGLVKINTDIPYTETQIPEIYLSEILFNGSPSLKKVKENTIKIPWNYNSLSVHFRIKNRDVFQKYLLQYTIEGRGKQSIETYDPVLNLSSLSAGNYSIWVSCNTKNGNRTPSKQLIHIIVTPPWYKTVWFIGVAAVLFIIMTASIGYIHYRRKERNMKGNVNYFLQAVLNDMLSSKEEKQRGEEDNCAETPLSDISSKEDDSRLEETGQQTQAKNSKEDEEFLNKLNMLIHENMAGGELSIKFLTDKLAMSRASLYNKVKFLTGLGVNDYINRLRIEKSVFLLTNTNMNINEISYEVGFSYPRYFSTSFKQIKGMTPTRFKEENKKN from the coding sequence ATGTACCGTACCTTAATCATAATATTATTTCTGCTGGCAGGGGTAAAACTGCTTTCTTCTGAACACTGCGTTAATTACTCATTCACCCAACTCTCCATAGAGCAAGGACTTTCTCAATCCACTGCCCAATCTATCTTACTGGACCATAAAGGTACTTTATGGATAGGTACCAAAAGCGGATTGAATAGCTATACTCAGGAAGGGATAAAGACTTACCTTCATCACTCGGGAGATCCTCATTCTCTTCCGAGTAACTATATTAATCATTTGACAGAGGATTCTTTAGGGAATTTCTGGATAGCGACTTCAAAGGGACTAGCTCTGTATGATGATGAACAAGACCAGTTTAACACTGTTAATTCCTCCATTATTTATTCATCTGTGGGGGTTGAAGGTGGTATGTGGTTTGGTAGCGAGAATGCCATTCATTGTTATGATTACAAAAGCAAAGAACTAAAAACGATTCATATCGAAAAAGAAGAAGGCAAAGGTATTAATCCGGTGGATTATAGGATTCAGAAAATGCTTTATTTGGAAGATGGCAAGATTCTGATAGGTACCCGAAAGAAAGGAATCTATTTATATGACTGTCGCATCCGGCAATTCACCCTTTTGATTCCAAGCAGTCAGAATCTGTTGACATCGTTATACGTAACAGCAGACCATCACATTTATACCGCTTTTTATGGAGATGGATTTTACTGTTATGACCGGACAGGAAAAATGCTGAAGCATTACACAAAAGAAAATTCCGGGTTGAAAAACAATTATGTGTTGGATATGGCGGAATATAATGGTAATATATGGCTGGCAACAGACGGGAGCGGAATCAATTTATTTACTCCCCGAACCTTTCAGTTTTCGCAATTACAACACATAGTGGGGGACTATTCTTCCTTACCGGTCAATTCCATAACCTTGTTGTACAAGGACATGAAAGATAATTTATGGGCTGGAAGTGTGCGTGGAGGGATATTCAGTATTAAAGAAACGTATATAAAGACTTATAAAGAAGCTATCTTGAACAATACCAACGGCCTTAGCGAGCAATCTGTGATTAGCCTTTATGAAGAAAAGGACGGCAAGGTATGGATTGGAACGGATGGAGGAGGAATTAATCTGTATGATCCGTCTACTGACAAGTTTATCCATTTCCCCTCTACTTATGGTGATAAAGTTGTTTCTATTGCCGAAGTGTCTGAGACTGAGTTAATGGTGTCTTTATATACCAAAGGAATTTTCCTGTTCAATAAGAAAACACATAAATACCGTCCTTTTACTATCGTTGACGAAGAAACTAATAAGAAAGAATGTTTTTACGGTTATCTCCCTCTGGCTAATCAGGTGGCGGACGGTAAGATATACATAATCAGTTGCGGCACTTATGTATACCACACGCATGACCATACATTTTCGAGGATGCAAACTGACCGTGATTATGATTTTTCCAATGATGCACTTTGCCTGTCATACTCCAATGATAGGTTTTCTCTGTTAAAGTGTGCTCATCAGGCCTTTTGGGTCGATCAGAAAAGTGATAGTATCCGGCTGTTGTTTGAGTTGGAGAAAGATGAACTTATTACTTCCATGTCTTACGATAACAATCGTATGATATGGACCAGCACTAACAAAGGACTTGGATTTTTTGATCTGGAAAGTCAAAAGTATCACCGTATCCGTACCAGACTTTTCAATGGTATTTCTTACCTTATTGCTGACGGAAAAGGACGTTTATGGATTTGTGCCCAAAATCATTTATATTCTTATATCATTAAAGAGAATAGATTTATTCTTTGGAACAGTTCGGATGGTTTCCCGCCTAACGAAATTTTGTTTGCGTACCAAAAGCAATCCAATAGGGATTATATTTATTTAGGAGGTTCAGAAGGATTAGTTAAAATTAATACGGATATTCCTTATACCGAAACTCAAATTCCGGAAATATATCTGTCCGAAATTCTTTTTAATGGTAGCCCTTCTTTGAAGAAGGTAAAGGAAAATACAATAAAAATACCATGGAATTATAATTCTCTTTCTGTTCACTTCCGGATCAAGAACAGAGATGTGTTTCAGAAATACCTATTACAATATACTATTGAAGGCAGAGGTAAGCAGTCTATTGAAACTTATGATCCGGTGTTGAACTTGTCTTCTTTGTCGGCAGGCAATTATTCAATATGGGTTTCGTGTAATACAAAGAATGGAAACCGAACTCCGTCTAAACAATTGATACATATTATCGTCACTCCTCCTTGGTATAAAACAGTTTGGTTTATTGGTGTAGCTGCTGTGTTGTTTATTATTATGACTGCAAGCATAGGTTATATTCATTATCGTCGGAAAGAACGCAATATGAAAGGTAATGTAAACTATTTCCTGCAAGCCGTATTAAACGATATGCTCAGTAGTAAAGAAGAAAAACAGCGAGGTGAAGAAGATAACTGTGCAGAAACTCCTTTGTCTGATATCTCATCAAAAGAGGATGATAGCCGACTGGAGGAAACTGGGCAACAAACTCAAGCGAAAAACAGCAAGGAAGATGAAGAATTTCTCAATAAACTCAATATGCTTATCCATGAGAACATGGCGGGTGGAGAACTTTCTATTAAATTCCTGACGGACAAGTTGGCTATGAGCAGAGCTTCTTTATATAATAAGGTGAAGTTCCTGACCGGTTTGGGAGTTAATGATTATATTAATCGGTTGCGTATTGAGAAGTCGGTTTTTCTGCTTACAAATACTAATATGAACATTAATGAAATATCCTATGAGGTCGGTTTTTCTTATCCTCGGTATTTTAGTACTTCCTTTAAGCAGATCAAGGGAATGACACCTACCCGATTTAAGGAGGAGAATAAGAAGAACTGA
- a CDS encoding glycoside hydrolase family 16 protein: MKKVILLLLSACSIFACTHTPKWELVWEDNFDGAEPDTSVWSRIPRGKPDWQNTQSFDDRCYEMRNGLLILKGIVNDNTEADAAQYLTGGLWTKDKRAFHGGRIEVRARLHGAKGAWPAIWTLPYETDKYSWPMGGEVDIMERLNHDSIVYQTVHSHYTYTLGIENNPKHGNTIPINPEDFNVYGVDFWPDSLVFHVNGKRNFVYPRIETEQEGQFPFNIPQYLLIDMQLGGSWVGTVDPADLPVEMEVDWVRHYQWK; the protein is encoded by the coding sequence ATGAAAAAGGTTATACTTTTATTGTTATCAGCATGTAGCATATTTGCTTGCACTCATACTCCCAAATGGGAATTGGTGTGGGAAGACAACTTTGACGGTGCAGAGCCCGACACTAGTGTATGGAGCCGCATACCTCGCGGCAAACCTGATTGGCAAAACACCCAGTCTTTTGACGACCGTTGTTATGAAATGCGTAACGGCCTTTTAATCTTGAAAGGAATCGTCAATGACAATACAGAGGCAGACGCAGCCCAATACCTGACCGGAGGATTATGGACCAAAGACAAACGTGCTTTCCACGGAGGACGTATCGAAGTACGTGCCAGACTACACGGAGCAAAGGGAGCATGGCCTGCTATATGGACATTGCCTTATGAAACAGACAAATACTCATGGCCTATGGGAGGAGAAGTGGACATTATGGAACGTCTGAACCATGACTCTATTGTCTACCAAACCGTACACTCGCACTATACCTATACACTAGGAATAGAAAACAACCCGAAACACGGAAACACTATTCCCATTAATCCCGAAGACTTCAATGTATATGGAGTGGATTTTTGGCCGGACAGTCTTGTATTCCATGTCAACGGAAAACGAAACTTTGTTTATCCTCGAATTGAAACCGAACAAGAAGGACAGTTTCCTTTTAATATCCCGCAATATTTGCTAATCGATATGCAGTTAGGAGGAAGTTGGGTCGGTACGGTAGATCCGGCCGACTTACCCGTAGAGATGGAAGTAGACTGGGTACGCCATTACCAATGGAAATAA